Within Suricata suricatta isolate VVHF042 chromosome 12, meerkat_22Aug2017_6uvM2_HiC, whole genome shotgun sequence, the genomic segment CCCCCTGAAGGAAACGGGGAAGGCAGCTCTGTTTACCGGATCGGGCCACTACTTCCTGACCCCAAGGACATCTCAAGGTCGAGGGCAGCTTGGCCCCGCTGCAGAGGCTCAGTGACTTTCTCAGCCAGCCCACTGTTGGAACAAAACAACCCAACAGAAGACCAGGttgagaggaggcagagagcccCTAGAAGGGCTCCATTCACAAGACCACATCTCTGGACtcgtaataaaatatttactaattcaaAATGAGAACGACACGTGCTTAGGGGAGACAGTTCCATAAGTAAAATTGCTCATAACCACATGCTGTCAAAGGATGAATATTTATCACATTTCTTTGCTACTGCAGGGCTGaagccctttttatttttatttaaaaaaattttttttaatgttttatttatttttgatacagagaaagagcatgagagggggaggggcagagagagaaggagacacagaaccggaagcaggctccaggctccgagctgtcagcatagagcccgacgcagggctcgaacccacaaacgtgagatctgacctgagccgaagtcggaggcttagccgactgagctacccaggcgccccgtgaagccctttttaaagcaaaataagaaaacacaatcTGAAAAACACCTCCCTGGTTATTTGCCTTCTTATCTCTGAGATAACAACGTCAAGAAAAAGGTTGAGAGATCAAATCACTTGAGCAGTTTGGGGCGAAGAGTCAGAACTTCTCAACTGGACCCAACTGTCTGATGCCCGCCATCTCCGGGAAAGTAAAATGAATCAAACCCTCTGAAAGAAGGCATTTCGCAAAAACAGTTCTCACTGCAGGGTCTCACAGATTCTGCTACTCCAGAAAATAGCAGGCCCCTGGCCAGGACCTGTAGCCCTTATGTTCTGGAAGGAAATCACTGTGAGAACACTGGCAGACGTGGGGGAAGTAAAGACGCAAAGCACTGCAGGCGGTCGCGCCCCTGCATGGTTACATAACTCCGGCAGCAATGACAAAGGCGGGCAGTTTATCTTCCAAATTATTTGATGTTGTGCAGACAAATGAAACaggtttaattaaaataagatgGCTCTCTACCTCAGTATTGCTAAATGAGCTGAAGATCAATGTGCCAATCAACTTCCGCTTGTCAGGGCCTGAACAAAATTCTTGACGATGCCCAGGGACTGACTTGTCTCACCTGTGTGCTTCAGATCATTGCCCCGCTAACTAACAGCTACATGTACCAAAGGAACAAAACCGGGGCAGAATTCAAAAACTAAAATCACTTTGTTTTCCAGGTGCTCCAGGAGCTTAAGACGCAGCTCTTCTAAGAAGCCGTAACTTACAGATTACTCCTTTTTCATCTTCACAATCTTCACGGTGCTGCCGGAAGTCTTCTCGGCgtttgctttgaattctgtcttcagCGCATCCCTCACTGCTTTGGCACAGATCTGGGAGTACCGGATGTAGCTGGAAGGAAATCAGAGACAACAGTTAATCACCAGCGATCCAGCCAGACCGCGTGTGTTACTGTGGTTCTCTTCCTGGTTGGGTTGTACATTAGAGCGGGGCTGGATTTAAAATTCACGAGTGCCAGAAGCAATCTATACAGagaaaaagactagaaagaaatgtACCAATTTAATCcctgttcatttaaaatataagactcaggggcgcctgggtggctcagtcagttgagcgtccaactttggctcaggacatggtttcacagttcgagagttcgggccccatgtccgGCTTtttgctgaccgctcggagccttgaacctgtttcagagtctgtgtctccttctctctcttccggtcccctgcctgtgctctctctctctcaaaaataaacagtaaaagaaaaaaatgaaaagactcacaggtgtttttaaaaatcccacagcAGAGGAAATAGACTAAAATGTTGAGAGGCTATAACAGAAATGACATTTCCCCCCATTTCTCTACTTCAAACTTCTTCACACGTATTATTCTTACAAGGTAAattatacaaaagagaaaaaaaacctattttgaATCCAACAGTTCTTCCTCAGAGTAATTATCTAAAGGTTTTCTTGAGAATATTGGATTTTGTTTCACAGGTCTGCCATTGAAGCTACTTCCCAATCAAGGTTTCTAAATTAAACCGAAAAGCCCTTTGAGAACATCATCAATTCTAACAAAAGACCTAACAGCCCGCTTCCTGTTTGGTGGATGGACTCCCATCAACATCTTATTTTCCAAAAGATATCTGCTCAATCTTTCTACTTTTTGAAAACAGGAAGGGGGGGTGCCGCTGCTGTCTATTTTCTCAtgtttcagatttgttttttggGCCAGAGGCAGGCGTTCCAACGCCTGTCTTGACTGTGACTAATCGGGTTGACCTTCAGGCTGCTCAGCCTTTCCGGTTACTTTATCCACCTGTAGGAACACGAGAATAAAGTAGGAGACTACCACCTGCCCCACTGGTGGTGGGGAGAGACTCACAATGTGTGAAAAGCCGGACCCACCACACCTGTCATAGAGCAGGCGCTTGGCTCAATGGCACCTGTTCCTGGGACCACAAGGccgtgccccgccccccaggtcAGGGGCCTGCGGGGCTGCTCTGCTGTCTCAGCCACGGGCCCACTAGAAGGTGTCACTCGGGGCAAGTCACAGGCGCTACGG encodes:
- the ATP5F1E gene encoding ATP synthase subunit epsilon, mitochondrial, producing the protein MVAYWRQAGLSYIRYSQICAKAVRDALKTEFKANAEKTSGSTVKIVKMKKE